A window of Roseiflexus castenholzii DSM 13941 genomic DNA:
TAAATCGGCTCATATCGTCACTACTCTCCGCTTATGCCGGATGCTTCGATCTGCACTGTGTAATCGCGCCCTTCCCACCGTTGTTGATCGATCCAGTACAGCGTAAACACGATCTCAGTCGCAGGCGCCAACGTTTCGGTCGGTAAATCAGCGAAAAAGGTCCCCAGTCCGCTAGCAGCCGTCGTGGTATCGTGAATCGTCTGCCAGTGATCGGCGCTCCAGTGGATCATCGCAGCGGCATTCAGATCGATACGTAACGTCATCCCTGCCACTATTCGCCGTCGTTTTTGGTTCGGACGCCAGATGGCAATCTTGCTCTGCACCTGCCGACTGAGATACCGCTGTGCGGTCACTCGTGGCATGTCAAACAGACGTTGGTCGGCAAGAGAACGGCAAAGTTTAAGGTGTTCGGCATGAGCCCACGCGAGCGGCATGGCTGACCCCGCTGGCCGGCCAAAAAAAAGCTCTCGTTCGGGAATGTCGGTACTGTCCCACACCTGTTCGGGAAGGAAACCACCTTCGTTCGCGAACGCTTCCAACGTTATGAGCAGTCGTTTCGCCGCTTCAACTCGCTCGGCTGCAAGTTCGTAGTGAGCGCGTTCACCGGTCAGTAACGGCCATCCACGACCGATACCGGTGCCGTCAAATGGAGCACCATCTTGATGTTCACCGTAACCATCGTCGGTGTACCGTCGCCACACCGGTCCACACGGTGTATCGATCTTCAATAGTGCGTCGATGACCTGTACTGTATTTACAATCCGTGGATCGTGTGGGTCGCGCAAGCCGAAACGCACAAGGGCTAAAGCATCAGGACTGACGATATAGCTCAGCGGTGCGTTGGCTTGGTCGGGTGGACGATTCTTAATCGGCACGTAGCCTTGCATTGGTGAAGCCGCTTCGGCGACATCGGGTGGTGCAATCCGTACATAATACCCCGTTACTCCGACACGATGGGCAAGATCGGTTCCGGTCACGTAGCACCAGCGGTCAATATCGGCATTCCAGCTATCGGCTGTGGTGCGGAGATAGTCAGCGATAGTCGGTTCACCATACTGTTCGGCCAGTTCGGCGGTCACGAGCAGGGCAGCAATTTCCACTGCTAGTGTAAAGGGTGAGTAGCCGGCGTTCTCCTCCCAGCGATCTTGGGCGGTGACCGGTCCATTGCGAACAAGGAAACTCGCCGCGCGTCGAACCATTGGCCAATAGCGGTAAACGGTAGCCGGATCAATCGCGCCAGTCGTTACTGCCAGGTCGAGGAGTAAGATAGGAAATGCCGTTTCGTCCATTTGAATACCGTTCCAGTACGGTATACCGTCGAGCCACATATTTTGCGGCCAGTGTCCATCGGGTTCTTGGGTAAGGGCAAGATAATTGAGAATACGCCATGCATCATCATTGGCTCCGATTGCCAGTAGTCCACCACCAATTTCGACCAGATCGCGCGGCCACACCAGATGATAACCACCGAGGTCATCATCACCTTTGGCCATACCCCATGGAATAGAGAGGCTGGCGATACTTCCACCGGGAAATTGCTTCGATTCATGTACCCGTAACACCATCGCGCTCACCTGTTGATGAATGGTGGTCAGAGCAGTGAGCGTTTGTTGCCACGTTTGCCAAGCCTGGATGTACGTAGCGCAGACGGAGTCGAATTCGTCGCTCAGACCGGCACGGGCATGCCACGCCGCTTCAGCCCATGTTTGACCGAAGCCAATCGCGATAGTAAACTGCCCGTGACATGCCATCACATCGATCCCGCCGGTCAGGGCCACATTGCCGTTTTCTGCCCGTTCGTAAAGAGTTGTCAGTCGATAGTTACGGACCAAATCTTGCCAGCCATCAGAGCTGCCGACAAACCCGACCGAGCGTGCTGTCCACGGGGCCGAGCAAGCTACAGCCAAGGCAAGACCATACCGCTCGGCAAAGAGCATCGGCAATCCTTTGTAGTCACCGATCCATGCCGTATTCTCAGCACCACGATTACCGATATGCGGAGCCAGTAATACAAACACCGAATACTGATCAAGCGAACCTTGCAGTGGAGTAAAGGTAATCTGCTGCAACACCGCGTTGTACATTGGATGGGTGATAACCATTTTCTCGATCTGATAGCGATGTTGTTGGCATCTGTTCACCAATCGGTAAGCCGGCACACCTACGGCCAGCATCGTAACGATGCTGGTGGTATGACGTTTCTCTTCAGAGAAAAACGAATGACCATCGGTGACAATCAAGCCACAATCGCGGGTGCAAGCTTGATCAATCCGCGGATAGTAGATCTCGTTGAGAATACCGTGGCTAATCGTAAACCAGACCCGGCTGGCCGGGTTTAACGCAGTTCCGATCCCGGTTTTGGCGCTCGAAGTCCAGCGTGCCGGAATACCGGGCCAACCGGGTGCATAGCGTACCGTTGTTTGTGTCATTGAGATTGCTCCCATTCCAACACAATTTTGATGTCATGAGGGTCGTGCTGCTGAAAAGCATCGGGAAACGCAGTATACGGGTATCGATGGCTGATCAGGTCATTGAGGATTGGACCCCAACGGTAGTGGGCCTGGAGTAAATCATCAACAGCCAGTTGAAAATGGTCACGAGCGGCATTCACGCTGCCGACCATCACCTGATTGTTCAAGACAAGCCGACGCATCAATTCAGCGCCGGCGACCTGGAGAGGGCGATCACCACCGGGGATACCGGTCAGGACGTACATACCATCAGGGGCCAGTGCGTCGAGAAGATTAAACTCAATCGCCGGTACACCGGTCGCTTCGAGGATGAGATCCATCATACCGGCGATCTGGGCGATCTGGCCGGGTGGAACTGTACGGCCATCAAGGTAGTGACCACCGATTGTTGCTAACCAGCGTGGACGGGTAGTGCTAGCGTCGACGATATCGAGACCGTAAACTTCGGCGCCACGCAGACGGAGGGCAAGGGCAGCGAGCAGCCCAATCGGGCCGATACCGGCCACCAGACAGCGGCGACCAAAAAGCCAGTTCGGGGTGGCCGGTGCATCAGGTAACCGGGCTTGTTGAATGCGGATCGCTTCGTCGATGGCTTTCTCAGCTACCGATAGTGGTTCGAGCAATACACCTACTGCTTCGAGTTCTGCCGGTACCTTCACGACATATGCTTCCGTATCGAGCACCAGTTCGGTTTGATACCCATCCAGACCCCAAATCCCTCGCTCACGATAATTCCCGGTGCGGCACATATCAGGACGGTTCATCAGACATGGCAAACACTGCTTGCAGCCGCGCCGAACAGTAAAGACGGCAAAATCGCCGACATGCACTCGTTGTACGGCCGAACCGACTGCCTCGACGCGGCCAAACATTTCGTGTCCGATTACTAAGTCAGTCGCATGATCACTAGCTTTTGCCCTACCACCACTAACAATCTCGCGATCGGTGCCACAAATACCGACCCGTATGATTCGTACCAGCACCTCGTCGGGTCTGGTTATCTCCGGTTGAGGGCGCTGAACTAAGCGAATCCCTGCCGATCCGGGTTGCACCGCGAGCGCATCCATATCCCATTCCTCCGTAGGTTAGGATGCCGCTTGAGGGGGAGGCCGCAGTATGTAAGTACCCGCTGCCCCACATGCGACCCCTAAAGCGGCCCATGCTATCACTGCCGGATACCCAAATTGCACGGCAATCCAACCACCGAGGCTGGCGCCGATAATATTGGCGAGCGCCGATATAGCATTGAACAGTCCGATACTTTCACCGCCTTCAACCGGTGATAATAGAGCTGTTAAATCGGTTGCGCTTACACTAATGAAAGACCATGAAAGTACAATGATGATAAATATGGTAATAACCGGAACAAATCCAACCGAAACATTCCCAATAAGCCACAGCAATGCACATGCACCGGCCCGCACAATCAACGCATACCGAACGACGGCAAGCGGTCCAATCCGATGCATGAGGTCGCCTGCCGGTGCGTACAGCAACAGCCCAAGAGCGGCTGCTACCGCGAAACCACCTGCCGCGACAGAGGGGGCTATGCTGAAGACTTGTTGCATCACAATCGGATAGAGCGCAAAGAATGCTCCGGCGCCGCTGGCCGCCAGCAGCCATACTCCCAACCATACGCTCAATGGCGTCGTCAGTATTCCGTTCCTATTGCAGATGAGCGTTGGGTTCAGGTGGTGCAATAGCTGATATGGTGAGCTAAACATACCATCAGTATGCTTTGGGTGATGCCGAAGAAGCGGTATAGTCGGTCGCGCAGCCGACGGTGTGCGCACAAAGCGCCAGGCAATCCCCATGCCGATGAAGCAACACAACGCAGTAATCCCGAACCCTATTCGGAGATTGGCTTGACCGAGGAATGCCGTGATCAGCAAGCCGAACACTTGACCACCACCATACGCTGTCTGTAGCCAGCCAAGCCTCTCATCCCATTCGGTGCGCGGGAAGCGTTCGATGATGAGCAGATTGGCGATGGTTGCAGCAGCAATCGCACCCAGATTAAGCAGCAGCGCTATGACCGCCCATAGCACGGCGTTGGTGACGAACATGAAAATGGTTGTGCCAATAGCAGTTAACGCCATCCCACCAGCGATAATTTGTCGGTGCCAACGATACCGATCGGCAAGCCAGCTCCACAGCGGCGCGAGTAATCCGCTCGCATTTAACGCTGCCATGACCAGGCCCACTTCGGCTGCCGTTCCCTGTTGATGAACGAAGAGCGGGATCAGGATCGGCAGCAAACCGGCGCTAACGGCGCCGAGTAGCGTATAAACGGCATACCACGGCTCGATCCATGCCCGCCACGATGGGGAAGTGCTTGATTGGTGCGATGTCGATTCGAATGAAGATTGTTCGGACATAAGTGTGCGATGTCACGGTTTCGCGGATTCGATCCTCAAAACCGGTGAAGTGCGTGACAATCGTGTGAAGGATCGGCGAATCGTGGGTGATGTAACAGCGGTAGTTGAGATCACGACAGTCATAATTATACCACGAGCAATTATGGCTAAGTACATTAGTAGTTATTGAGGTGCTGCTGTTAGACGGGTAGGATGCTCGATCAGGGCTTACTAGAGCGGTTGCCGCATCCATAATGTAGTTCTGCCGGTTGCAAGCGGGCGACATAGTCGGCAACGATCCAATACAGTGCAGTAACAGTAGCCGGTTCGTAGATGATCAGTGAGATCTCCATATCCAGCGTATACAGATGCACGTCGAGATTACTAACACCGATCAATGCAATTCGATCATCGATAACGATTGCCTTGGTGTATAGAACGCCGGTTACCGGTATTGGAGCATCTCAACGCCGGTCCGCAATAACGCTTTGTAATGAGAGACTTGGGCATGGGCTTACACGCAGCCGATCAACAGTGGCAGAGTTGATGAACGTTACCTGCATGTCCCAGAGTGTAGCACCGGTCATCAAGCGTATCAGAGCCTCTCAACGGTCAAGTGATGAGCAATAGACAAGGTGTTTCTCCCTCTACTAGAACGTCTGGGAAGCTCGGTCGGTTACGGATCGAGCGGGTGTTTTCCTCGGCGGCAGAATTGCCATGATGAATCACTCCTTTATTTTCGCTTCATGCTCGTTTCATGTGTTCGTTGTATTGTGTGTTCACATCACTGATGGAGTGATGCAATGCGGTAAAGGACAACAACAAAGGAGGCAGAACAATGAAACGATGGATACGTATCTTCGCTCCGATGGTCGCGCTGGCGTTGGTGGTGGTGGCTGCGATTGCCGCGTTGGGCAATACCAATGTGCAAGCGCGACGTGCCGATCCGGTATCGGCTGTAGTCGTAGCTCAGGCACAGCCGCAAGCGCCGACAGTGACCGTTGAGCCGGATGAGGGTAGCGAGACGCCCGACGCTCAGGAAGGGCCGGAGACGCCCGACGCTCAGGAAGGGCCGGAGACGCCCGATGCCCAGGAAGGGCCGGAGACGCCCGACGCTGATGAATCGGCTGAGGCGGCTGCCTTAGCGAGCAAAGTCGCGATTAGCGAGCAACAGGCGGTTGCCACAGCATTGGCTGCTAATCCCGGCGCCACGATGGTCAAGGTCTCGTTGGACAATGAAAACGGGGTGATCGTCTACAGTGTTGCGTTAGACAACGGCGCCGATGTGAAAGTTGATGCGATTACCGGACAGATCACCTCTGTTGATCAGGCGGGTGCAGAGGAAGAAGGGAACGATGTCGAGCATGTTGATGAAACGCCCACCATTTCCGTTCAGCCATAATTCGGTGAAGATTTGCCGGGTAAACCGAGTACAACAAGGTTGAACAACGTAGGTAGGTACGTACCGTATACCACGTAAGCTGAAGGGGGGCTAGCGCGCTAGCTCCCCTACTACTACGGGGCTGAACGATGTGGTATCAGGCAATGGGGTAGTGGCGGGTTCATCCATCATCTCCATAACGATGTGCGAACCCTATAGGGATTAGGACTGCTCGGTCTCATTGGTCGTCTGCGCAGTGAATGCCGGTATAGGTGGTAGTTGGTCGGTCGGTATTCCGACTTTGATCAGCAGAGTATGCAACAGCGCGTTTTGATACTCAAGATGTTGCAATATCGCGTCAATTTCGCGTTCAGCGCGGAGGTTAATTTCATAATCGCTTTGAGCACGCAGTTCGGCATGGCGTCCTTGAAGATTTTGTCCGACCATTAACAATGGCATCAACAAGATTTGAATCATATTTGAAATAAAGAGCCAAAAAACAAAAGCCATCGGTGGATCAAACTGAAGCGGCTTAGGTGCGAGTATATTCCATCCCAGCCATAACACCGTCCAGATAAAAATAACCAAAAAGAAACCCATTGTTCCGACTCGCTCGGTGATAAATAATGCCAATCGATCAAGACGACCTATTTGTTCACGATGCTCGCGATTGACATCGCGTATCGGTTGGCGTTGGCGACGTAATTCACGTAAGGTATGCGGCAGTTGCGGGAGATGGATATGCATTGTCACCTCCTTGAATATGCGATCACGGTCATCAACGATGGGACAGCGATGATTTCGGTTTGACCAGACGGTACATAGCGACGGTCAGCAAGCTGGGTAACCAGAAGGTCAAAATCCGGTAGATGAGCGTCGCGCTTAACGAGACAGTGGGGGAAATACCAAGACGTGATGCAACCAAGACAAGGGTTGATTCAAACGAGCCACCGCCGCCGGGCAGGGGCGCCAGTGCCGCAAAAAGACTGGCGAGGCTATAACTTAGGATTACGACCGATAGGTGTGGGTCACTCCCAACCGCGCGAAAAATGCAGTAGAGCGTCAGTATATCGAGACACAAAACGGCAATCTGAATTCCCGATAATCGTGAAAATGCCTTTGGTCGATGAGCAACAAGTGCTTTTCCACGGTACACTTCGTCAAGAAACTGTTCAACCTGATTTGTTCGCCACTGCCGGTGCAAGTGGCGGGTCAGCCATTGTTGAACAGCAATTGCTTTCCGCGTGAAATCGGCGCGATCACGCTGTAGCCCCCAGAGATACATTCCGGCAACAACGACGATCAGCGCAATGATCCCGACTTCGGTAATTTGACTCACGCTGAAATCGCGATGCGTCAAAAGATAGGCCAGTCCAAAACCGACTAAGCCAAAGAACGCAGTCTCATACGTCAGTGCATCGAGGGCAACGGCGATAGTGGTAATGCCCTCCGGTACACCTCGGTGGCGAAAGACGTGGAGGAGAAAGGCGCTCATTGCTACCGGACCAGCCGGAAATGCCATGTTGATCACAACCGTCATTTGTGCAATCAACCAGAACTGATCGCGCGGATGCGATGACCGAGCATCTGGAGGATGCCGGCATACACTATCGCCGTGCCTAACGGTGTAAGAACTTTACAGATGACAGCGGCTGTCAGCCACCATTGATTAGCCGTCGCCAGTACTTGGTGTAGTTCTTGCAGGTCGACAGAGCGTAATGCCAGGCCTAAGACGATCCCCAGGCCGCAGACACCAACGACATACTGAATCCAGTTCTGCCGGACCTCGTGGTATACGTTAACAAACGGCTCTGCCATAATCACGGTTGATGTCCAAGGGTCATGCTGGCACATTATACCATCTTGCCAAGATGGTAATTGCACCTGGTTGGGCATCAACCGAGATCGGTCGGGAGGTTCACAGTAAAGGTCGTGCCGTGGCCCAATTCACTCGTAACGGTGATCGTACCGTGATGGAGCCGCACGATCTCGCGGGCGATTGCAAGGCCAAGGCCGTTACCATTACCACTGCGGGCAGGATCAACACGATAAAAACGCTCGAAGATAAAGGGAAGATGTTCAGGCGCAATACCGATACCGCTATCGGTTACTGTGACCGTGACCTGATCACCGGTACGAAAGGCGCGGAGGGTAATCGTACCGCGGGGCGTATATTTGATCGCGTTATCAAGTACATTGAGCCAGAGGCGAATAAGACTATCACTATCACCTACCACAACTAAGTTGGGACTAATCTCGGTAACGATGACCAACCCACGCTCTTCGGCAAGAGGACGCATCGTTTCGGTGACATCTTCGAGCAGGAGTGATAGGTTGACCGGTGTGTGTGTAGAGCGATACCGGGTTTCACTACGTGTCAGTTGCAACAGATCGTCGATCAAGCTGCGAAGACGGCGAGTTTGCACCAATAAATCATCGAGCGCTTGGGTATATTCGGTGACACTGCGTGGACGTTCACGGGTCACGGTAATAATCGCTTCCATAGCGGCAACCGGTGTACGCAATTCGTGCGACGCATCGGCGGTAAATTGCCGTTCACGCCGAAACGCATCTTCTAGTCGGGCGAGCATACTGTTGAACGTAGCTGCCAGCCGACCAACTTCATCGTCAGTTGGTGGTAAGGTGATGCGGGCATGTAAATCGGTGGCCGAAATCTGTTGAGCAGTACGGATTATGTTGGTGATAGGCTGTAATGCCTGTGCAGCTAACCAGTAGCTCGCCAATCCGGTCAGCACGGTGAGAGCAGGAATACCGATTACGAACGCGGTTTGGAGTTGCTGTAGCGTTTCTACTACCGGTTCAAGCGACTGTATGATCTGGATTAAGCCAACCGATTGGCTGTGTTCGTATACCGGAACGGTATAGACCCGCACTGCTGTCCGATCGGGAAGGATCTGCGTATGCCACACTGGTGTACCAGAGCGTGCTCGTAAACTGACCGGATCGACCGGTGCATGTTGATAAGCGCCGACCGCTTGCCGAATCGCACCGGTGCGGTCGAGAACCCGGATCGTTAGCCCTTGGGTTTGCAATTGCGCCAATAACGTCGGATCGGACAGATGCTCATCGAGTGTGATCTGACCATCTTCGATATTGACCTGCTCGCCACTGAGACTGGCCGTGA
This region includes:
- a CDS encoding glucan 1,4-alpha-glucosidase, yielding MTQTTVRYAPGWPGIPARWTSSAKTGIGTALNPASRVWFTISHGILNEIYYPRIDQACTRDCGLIVTDGHSFFSEEKRHTTSIVTMLAVGVPAYRLVNRCQQHRYQIEKMVITHPMYNAVLQQITFTPLQGSLDQYSVFVLLAPHIGNRGAENTAWIGDYKGLPMLFAERYGLALAVACSAPWTARSVGFVGSSDGWQDLVRNYRLTTLYERAENGNVALTGGIDVMACHGQFTIAIGFGQTWAEAAWHARAGLSDEFDSVCATYIQAWQTWQQTLTALTTIHQQVSAMVLRVHESKQFPGGSIASLSIPWGMAKGDDDLGGYHLVWPRDLVEIGGGLLAIGANDDAWRILNYLALTQEPDGHWPQNMWLDGIPYWNGIQMDETAFPILLLDLAVTTGAIDPATVYRYWPMVRRAASFLVRNGPVTAQDRWEENAGYSPFTLAVEIAALLVTAELAEQYGEPTIADYLRTTADSWNADIDRWCYVTGTDLAHRVGVTGYYVRIAPPDVAEAASPMQGYVPIKNRPPDQANAPLSYIVSPDALALVRFGLRDPHDPRIVNTVQVIDALLKIDTPCGPVWRRYTDDGYGEHQDGAPFDGTGIGRGWPLLTGERAHYELAAERVEAAKRLLITLEAFANEGGFLPEQVWDSTDIPERELFFGRPAGSAMPLAWAHAEHLKLCRSLADQRLFDMPRVTAQRYLSRQVQSKIAIWRPNQKRRRIVAGMTLRIDLNAAAMIHWSADHWQTIHDTTTAASGLGTFFADLPTETLAPATEIVFTLYWIDQQRWEGRDYTVQIEASGISGE
- a CDS encoding glucose 1-dehydrogenase, which translates into the protein MDALAVQPGSAGIRLVQRPQPEITRPDEVLVRIIRVGICGTDREIVSGGRAKASDHATDLVIGHEMFGRVEAVGSAVQRVHVGDFAVFTVRRGCKQCLPCLMNRPDMCRTGNYRERGIWGLDGYQTELVLDTEAYVVKVPAELEAVGVLLEPLSVAEKAIDEAIRIQQARLPDAPATPNWLFGRRCLVAGIGPIGLLAALALRLRGAEVYGLDIVDASTTRPRWLATIGGHYLDGRTVPPGQIAQIAGMMDLILEATGVPAIEFNLLDALAPDGMYVLTGIPGGDRPLQVAGAELMRRLVLNNQVMVGSVNAARDHFQLAVDDLLQAHYRWGPILNDLISHRYPYTAFPDAFQQHDPHDIKIVLEWEQSQ
- a CDS encoding MFS transporter; the encoded protein is MSEQSSFESTSHQSSTSPSWRAWIEPWYAVYTLLGAVSAGLLPILIPLFVHQQGTAAEVGLVMAALNASGLLAPLWSWLADRYRWHRQIIAGGMALTAIGTTIFMFVTNAVLWAVIALLLNLGAIAAATIANLLIIERFPRTEWDERLGWLQTAYGGGQVFGLLITAFLGQANLRIGFGITALCCFIGMGIAWRFVRTPSAARPTIPLLRHHPKHTDGMFSSPYQLLHHLNPTLICNRNGILTTPLSVWLGVWLLAASGAGAFFALYPIVMQQVFSIAPSVAAGGFAVAAALGLLLYAPAGDLMHRIGPLAVVRYALIVRAGACALLWLIGNVSVGFVPVITIFIIIVLSWSFISVSATDLTALLSPVEGGESIGLFNAISALANIIGASLGGWIAVQFGYPAVIAWAALGVACGAAGTYILRPPPQAAS
- a CDS encoding phospholipase D-like domain-containing protein; amino-acid sequence: MIGVSNLDVHLYTLDMEISLIIYEPATVTALYWIVADYVARLQPAELHYGCGNRSSKP
- a CDS encoding PepSY domain-containing protein, with the protein product MKRWIRIFAPMVALALVVVAAIAALGNTNVQARRADPVSAVVVAQAQPQAPTVTVEPDEGSETPDAQEGPETPDAQEGPETPDAQEGPETPDADESAEAAALASKVAISEQQAVATALAANPGATMVKVSLDNENGVIVYSVALDNGADVKVDAITGQITSVDQAGAEEEGNDVEHVDETPTISVQP
- a CDS encoding DUF1003 domain-containing protein, producing the protein MHIHLPQLPHTLRELRRQRQPIRDVNREHREQIGRLDRLALFITERVGTMGFFLVIFIWTVLWLGWNILAPKPLQFDPPMAFVFWLFISNMIQILLMPLLMVGQNLQGRHAELRAQSDYEINLRAEREIDAILQHLEYQNALLHTLLIKVGIPTDQLPPIPAFTAQTTNETEQS
- a CDS encoding lysylphosphatidylglycerol synthase transmembrane domain-containing protein, translating into MTVVINMAFPAGPVAMSAFLLHVFRHRGVPEGITTIAVALDALTYETAFFGLVGFGLAYLLTHRDFSVSQITEVGIIALIVVVAGMYLWGLQRDRADFTRKAIAVQQWLTRHLHRQWRTNQVEQFLDEVYRGKALVAHRPKAFSRLSGIQIAVLCLDILTLYCIFRAVGSDPHLSVVILSYSLASLFAALAPLPGGGGSFESTLVLVASRLGISPTVSLSATLIYRILTFWLPSLLTVAMYRLVKPKSSLSHR
- a CDS encoding lysylphosphatidylglycerol synthase transmembrane domain-containing protein gives rise to the protein MAEPFVNVYHEVRQNWIQYVVGVCGLGIVLGLALRSVDLQELHQVLATANQWWLTAAVICKVLTPLGTAIVYAGILQMLGHRIRAISSG
- a CDS encoding sensor histidine kinase — protein: MIQRSTTLRVRFAIWTGGLLCVTLLLFSGFVYWQTAQGLSESLDTGLQASALQITASLSGEQVNIEDGQITLDEHLSDPTLLAQLQTQGLTIRVLDRTGAIRQAVGAYQHAPVDPVSLRARSGTPVWHTQILPDRTAVRVYTVPVYEHSQSVGLIQIIQSLEPVVETLQQLQTAFVIGIPALTVLTGLASYWLAAQALQPITNIIRTAQQISATDLHARITLPPTDDEVGRLAATFNSMLARLEDAFRRERQFTADASHELRTPVAAMEAIITVTRERPRSVTEYTQALDDLLVQTRRLRSLIDDLLQLTRSETRYRSTHTPVNLSLLLEDVTETMRPLAEERGLVIVTEISPNLVVVGDSDSLIRLWLNVLDNAIKYTPRGTITLRAFRTGDQVTVTVTDSGIGIAPEHLPFIFERFYRVDPARSGNGNGLGLAIAREIVRLHHGTITVTSELGHGTTFTVNLPTDLG